In Pseudorasbora parva isolate DD20220531a chromosome 9, ASM2467924v1, whole genome shotgun sequence, the sequence ACTTAAACACTTTCCAATGTTGAGCTGGCTACTTGCTGTTTTAATTACCAGAGGATACAAGTACTGCACTGCAACTGTCTgtgaattttaaaaataataataataatactgggTTTCTGTTGAAGGTTCCACACTTACAGGTATTTGTTCCAGAAATTCCTAAAACTGCTGATATACCGCTGGTGGGTTAAAGTTTAACTAATGACACATTTTAAGAGGaaataaaactgttttatatGTAGGCCTATTACAGATAATCACAGCAAAACATAGTTTATCTACATACATAGAGCATAGTTCATCTAACACAAGATGGAATACTTTATGCCTCTGATTAAAGGAAAGATAATAAAAGAAATACTGCTCTAGTTATTGGGTTAAATCGGCTATTTAAAGgcaaaattaaagggttacttcagcgattagcatatggctttgttttagtagaaaccctggagtatattcaaattattgtgctttccctcatatctccctgagacgagagatttatgcattttatttctggaaaaattcctcctatgatgcaaattgacgatttttgcatcataggaggaatgtttgtccagaggctaaagactacagccagcagagggagccatttccgcatgttttgaatccggcattgggggatgggagataacactcagcttgcagggacagctcagcttgcagctacaggatcatttaaacggagctatggtgagcaatgtaagtcttttaacttctcaaattaatttctatgaaagttaagcttgcaaaggcataaactgaaacgcgccagactgaactcgcgttgtgaatgtatgccgcgagtgtagtcgcgattacctcagctctcatcactcgtgcagttagtgctcagtgctgtgatactcgcgcggtgactcgctcattatattgaacagacacgttcagtttttaattgtagtgtcttctctaactctagtcacagtaatgaagttggtggcgttggtaatggcctcacagggcagcgaagcattctgggaattgtagtctttcatccccatgggacaaaaatacattttctgtcttttctcagtctagaagacaccaaattcaaaaataatttcacatttctactgcattgatgacccagtttaaatacagatttatcttcccagcgctgaagtacacCTTTAAGTGACACCTGTGAGTGACACCACTTGTTAGTTTTATTTTACCAAACTAATAAAAGGCTTCTGATGGAACTCTTGATATTAAACAGGCGCATTGATACTTAATTCATGACAGTAATATAATGAGGAAAGAAAATGTGGAAATACTAAATATTGTGGTTGACAGTTCAGtaacttgcaaaaaaaaaaaaaaaaaacgagttgATTTCCCCCAATTCAACATTCTAGTTGGAGCTTCCTTTTATGGCTGCCTCctttacaaaaagaaaaaaagaaaaaaagtaacctTTACATTTCCaagtaagaaagaaagaaattacaGCATTTTACGCCTCACAGGGAATAGCTTCTCGGTTActtgtaaccctcgttccctgaaggatgGAATGGAGATATTACAATGGCCTGACGAATGGGAGTCTCGTCTGAGAGCCTAATCACCTTCGAGTGTTAAAGCTGTCATATCATATGATGGTTCTAAAAAGAgcattattttgtgtatttggtTTAATGTGTTTATGCTCTTTTAGGTTAAAAACACaatttacacattttttacattattgtttttttattttgatttactCCTCTGTTTCCCTCCATTCTTAAACACAtcgattttttttacaaagttcTGAAAAGCGTGGTGTGCTATGATTTGCCAGCGATCTAGTGCATTGTGATTGGCCCGAATACCTTAAGCATGTGACAGAAATGTCACCGTCCTTCTATGTTTGGAACATCACCTACCAAAGCAAAGCAGTATTGACAGattattagcctagaaatctagacgcaccctagcggcagcaaatttaatcttcccgcaagtgtcgtctagcaactctcaatacccttctgagctgtattcctcacaatctggacgagccaatcacatcgtgtatagagtcggcgggcggggccataatgacgacggccgagttgcgtttgcgtgcttctagtaaacacagaaactggcgaacggcggtctttcgaatcagctttgactgcgattctggaagacttggagttaagcttttctctgagaaaagaacaaagaacggcactgaagtcattcttaaaaagggaagatgtgttcggagttttgctgaccggatacggtgaatgtttaatctatcaacaagctctgttttaccttcgttgctctggttggtgtagcgctatcctatcgcgtgcagagggagtttgaaagataaccgtttatcccgcccctcggattgagccctgtctatggtgagtttccagaccaaacatcttgatgtgggtctggcttgtcaggctaacagaTTATCAGTTCAAGCCCGAATCTGATTCGGATGCAAATGACCAAGCTGATCGATCAACGTTGCCAGTGTGACTGGAACAGAAAGCATCAGATTTGGTAGGTTTGCATTTGTTATAGCAGAAACGGCCTGTAGCCTACTCTCCTAGGTGCTAGACAGGGCTGGATTGGGGCTAAAAGtcggctctggcatacccagaacatccggcccatgagttccctgTGAATGTTTTTGGTGTTGGGACCATAAATTggcgtatataaataaaactaggacaatgacaaataatgatagatattatcgaatttgctgcaaataCAGACAAACttaatattacttttttgtcacacagaaatgcactTGACAGTGAAGCaatgatgattttgagctagggtGCAGTAAAGGAAATGTACTTCTTTTAAATGAAGTAAATTTACTAATTTAAATcaatcatcatttactcactctcctgttattccaaacctgtatgacttctgtgaaacacaaaataagatgttttgaagaatgttggcaacaaagccattttggttaggctaccatttgaatattgtatgaacaaaaaaacagactcaaattattttattttatgctacacagaaataaattcatttaggtttggaatgacattagggtgagtaaattatcacaTTTTGtggttgaacaatcatattttttaagagttaaaacataatttaagtaagacactgatatctatctttcatgaggctattacatttcattaaatctatttaaaaaaaagttaataaaacttttaaagaggaaaaaaaaagctttgtccttaattcatgggatctagactttaaaactttaaaagaaatagtaaaccattcgggtatctttggaatactcttttcaacatactatgatttgggacatactaattctattttcgaatactatttagtatggatagtatgcgaattgggacgcagggtcgGTGATTAACAAACTCATGGAACCATCACAGTAATCTTAATAAAGCCACGGCGCAGGCCCTCGGCCAGATGATTTCCACCTTGGTGGTCTCACAAGGTGGACTTTTCCGCGACACTGTCGAGAACTGGGCCCAGCAGTTCTTCGCAGTCGGTAACAGACTGAGGCAATCAAGGGCTTCTCCCGACCACTGGAGTCCCTCAGTCTGCTCATTCCCAAGGGTGTCGccccctgcaaaaaaaaaaaaaatcctttggCACAACCTGAATGGATAGTGAATGGATATGCAACCTGAATGGATAATCGCCACACGTCTCTGCTGCTGTTTAAGTGGTCGGTTGGTCGGGAATTTCTGTTCCAATCCCCTATGTCTAAGGGGAATATTTTCACCCTTACGTCTTGTCACTCTGTTTTTAAGGGGCATGGGGAAGGGGTAGCCATAGGGGTGGGCAAAAGggtataaaataacattgggATTGGGCCCAAATATCAGATGAAGTGAGTTGTACTCTTTTAACTTTAATATTTGGCATTTTCACAGCAACAGCAAATTTTTTTAGTATAGTGTCAATATATCTGCTTTGAGAACTTCAACACTTAATGTTTAGTTTAATTAACTTAATGTTATCCCTTGCCTTCTGTAACTGAAGCCAAACATTTTTACCAGCAGATTCTTTCCGTCACAGGTAGTTCCAGTAATAGTTAGAACAATGTTTCAGGTCATTGTCCTCTTGGAAAATAAATCCAGGCCCAATAAGACGACTTCCAAATTCCAACTGTTCTAATCATTTTGGCCCCCACTGTACATAcacatactatatagaacatacagctctgaaaaaaattaagagaccaagAGTCTCTTAAaattttccagagctgtatttcttTTGCGATCATGAAGAGTTTGCTTATATGAAAAATAAGTATCTACTCTTGAGAGTATGCCATTTTGGATGCAGCCAATCACAAAGCACTCATGGGACTCGCGGTTACTCACAAACTTGCTGACCAACACCACGCAACATcgtcgccacctactggtaaACTATAAAACTGTAACACTTTCAATTACTAAGTTCACACTATTTATCTAAAATTACACATTATACACCCCTTTTAAGAAATACTTGCACAATTATTGCACTGCACctaatataattatttgtaagtgtttGTATATCATTTGTTCACAGGTGAAGATAGAAAGCATACAAATTATTCAACCACAATGAATGATAATTGAGAACCTAATGTGTCAGTTTCTTTTATTGAGGAAGAGGATAAACAAAGTTGAATTCTGtgtgtaaacattttttaaacagtaGGGATATTTCTGGGATATTTAACAAAGGTGTGCGCATAATTACAAATACAAAATGGATTTTGAACACCAAAATTAAACAGCTCTGTGTTGTAAAATGTACACACAGGGATTTCctaattataatatttcatattGTTCAGTAAAAATATGAAGTACACTGGCCAGTTATGACATCAATTTGGTCTATTGTAAGGTTTACAATAGTAAGcaaacattttctttaaaaaggtttatgtatatatttacaagcaatacaaaataatatgaatatgaTACAACAAACATTAAGGCTTTAGCCTCACAATAACATGTTCtgtaatgcatttatttgtctttAAAAAGTTTAGCATCTGCAGTTAAGACTTCTTGACAAGCATATTGAACTTCATGATTTTAATGAGACCATCAATGAGAAAAAAGTAAATGGCCAACAAATGAAGTGTGGTCATTTTCATTATCAAAGACCCATGTATTTTGCCGGAGACGCACATAGACATGATCTCCTTTTTCTAGAGTCAAAGAGATTGAATTAGATCCTGTGTCATAGCGGTCACCTAGAGGATGATTGTAAATAGTTACCACCTGTTGTCCATTTTTAAATAGTCTTAGACCCATAGCTTTAGATGAGCGGTTATGTCCAGACAAAGTGAAGAAATAGACGCCTTTAACAGGTGCCGTGAAGATACCTGTAATGGCATATGTAACAattcatttataaattatttctcATGTAATTACACTGTTTGTCTGATATGTAGCTTCTATGCAGTTCTATAACACACAGATAAAGGTTCAGTATAAAAATGCAtaccagtggttgggttgtaaGCTCTTCCATCATTCACAAAGACATCTTTGTAAACCAGAGTGATCTCAGTGTTGAAAGGTCCAAGGTTACCAATAGGTCCGAGTGTGGCAGCAAATGCAACTTTATATTCTGTGTGAATCAAAGatcacattttgtaaaaataaaataaaataaaataaattatagatatattatatatatctatacatacatacatacatatattccAACCCCTGTATAATAACATATCAGATCACAAACTATATTTCCCAACTTTCTATTGGTTATGTATGGCCTGTCTTAAGTTTTTTCCACTAATCTTCCAAGCTTATGAAGCTTATGCTTATTGACTTTATTGTGTGTGTaatggaggccagctagtagtcactgtgcgagtaaacctcattCTTCTGTTCTCAACAGAAActctagcgactgacactaGGGGGtcgcagcctttagcctccttgttagagtgccagactctcatgccggcggacctgGGTTCCAGTCCCGTTTGGAGCGGGCAGTTCAAACAGGAGGGCTTACATGTGCACTGATTTTCCATCAAGTGAAATGACAGACGGCAGGTTTACCTTTTCTCCTGAGCTGTTCCTCGGTGACTTCCAGTCTGTCCTTCAGAGACCTCACAGTGTATCTCAGCTCTGCCAGTTCAGTTTTGATCCCTGTGAGAAAGCGTTGCTGAAGCTCATCAGAAGTCAAACCAGCACCGCTGTCCTCAACATTCAATTGCTCAGTCCTCTCAGTCTGCACTCCATTCTCTTCCTGCTGGACCTCAGACATACAGGCACagctgaacaggagaagcagcaacggATAAAAAATAGTGCAGGACATATTTTCCATAAGATAGTTACTATAAAATTGCTAATATGACAACTCTCAGTGtaggaattattatttttgagctTCTGTTGACGGTCCCCTACAGCCCTGAACAAGACGCTTGCAGGTGTTTAAGTTGCACAAATTCCTGCTGCTCTTGATATATCCCTGCTTGATTGATGTTTAACTCATGACTCATTTTAtgaggaaagaaagaaaatattatttgcaGATAACCTTGTGTAAAACGTGATCCATTTATCAGCAAAACAGTTTATATGCACTGCCAATcagttctgccagaaagactcgggagaataaatactgtgacaattatccatttattaacccttaaatgcatacctcgggtcgttagcgacctgAGACGTCActcactaccctcctcctcattcatttttttaaagttagacatcaaccttcttagtattcctcaatcaatccattttaaacaatataacaagaaaaaaataatataattataattgaatgcctgttttttcactagttttttgtcaaaattgtatagggtcgctaacaaccagaggtgtgtaggattgtacgtatatattttttgcacaatgataaatttatctataatgacgaaatacggcacaattcacctttattccacaaggtggcgcaatgatgaagtgatgtttcactcatagttacctctgacagaaaacgaaacaataatagttataatatgcaaaacttgaaatggctcaatgatttactgcagagagcaagaaccaaacacaatcaaatattagtgtcaaaGTCAATTGATCatggatctggtgaagaagctgtcagtgatcaaaatattgattttgaagacgttgaaaatgagtttggagaatagtcagatgctgaatgtaagcgagctctgacgaggagagatgatgatggtattaaacatctgctgaAACTGATttcttccaagctccaaaaggtaacgaaataggttttattttattcttctgtaattgttactctaacatcaggagttttatatattatcacaacaggtagaggtctatccatgttaaatatcgatccgggtcgctaacgacccgaatatgtaagaatgtttggcgaaacagtcatgcgTTTAAGGGTTAACAACCCAGCAAGCGataaagtactttggcatagACTTTGTCCGTAGCTCGCAATCAGAGGGTAcggactctgcatatcctgcctgaagacgaaggCAGAGACGCAGCTGACCCCCCCGTGAGGTATGGAAGGGACCATCTTGGTGGTGCTGGGGTAGAGTAGGGAAGGATATGatttggtggtggtggggagggtGGCGGTGAATTGGGgcgtcagcatctgcgaactcgaagagtaagtaccgatcttttatacccaagtattagaatgtgattggatagatagaagTTGAAGTGACGTAACAATTAAGTCTTCCCGGCAGAACAaatgctaaagctttcatttcaTGACACTTACACAATATATAGGCAATATATGCAATAAAAGATACActgattaggcataacattgtgACCACCTTTCTAATATTGTGCTTGTCCtctttttgctgccaaaacagccttgACCctttgaggcatggactctactaaacccctgaaggtgtgctgtggccTCTGGCCCCAAGATGATAGCAGCAGATAATTTAAGTCCTATAAGTCCtataagttgcgaggtggggcctccaagGATCAGACTTGTTTTTTTAGCACATCCTACAGATGCTTGagtggattgagatctgggacaTTTGGAGGCCAAGCGCCAAtacctcaaacttgttgttgtgctcctcaaaccattcctgaaccaatTTTGCTTTGTGGAaaggtgcattatcctgctgaaggAGGCCACCAGAGAATACCTTTTCCATGAAAGGGGGTACATGTTCTGCAACAATACTTAGGAAGGTGGTGTCAaaataacatccacatggatggcaggacccaaggtttcccatgCAGCCAAAAAtttcccaaagcatcacactgcctccgtcggcttttcttcttcccatagtgcatcttggtgccatccacgtgatataaaagaaaacgtgattcatcagaccaggccaccttcttccattgctctgtgatCCAGTtttgatgctcacgtgcccactgttggcacttctAGTGGTGggcaggggtcagcatgggcaccttgactgatctgcggctatgcagtCCCATACACAActaactgcgatgcactgtgtattctgacacctttctatcagaaccagcattaacttcttgagcaatttgagctacagtagcttgtctgtttgatcagaccacacgggccagccttttgCTCctcatgtgcatcaatgagccttggccacccatgactgTTCCTTCTCTGGACTccttttgatagacactgatCACTGCAGACTgtgaacaccccacaagagctgcaattttggagatgctctgacccagtcgtctagtcatcacaatttggcccttgtcaaactctaTGCTTGGCCATTTGTCCGGCTTTTACCACATCAActatgaggacaaaatgtttacttgcttcttatatatatcccacccactacaGGTACTGTGATGaaaagataatcagtgttactcacttcccctgtcagtggtcataatgctaTATCTGATCAATGGATAGGCAAAAGCAACATTaaacttcaatttaaaaaatacttatcAAGTTATTGCATAAAACATGATACACGTGTGGAAAATAACAAAAGA encodes:
- the LOC137089027 gene encoding complement C1q-like protein 2 translates to MENMSCTIFYPLLLLLFSCACMSEVQQEENGVQTERTEQLNVEDSGAGLTSDELQQRFLTGIKTELAELRYTVRSLKDRLEVTEEQLRRKEYKVAFAATLGPIGNLGPFNTEITLVYKDVFVNDGRAYNPTTGIFTAPVKGVYFFTLSGHNRSSKAMGLRLFKNGQQVVTIYNHPLGDRYDTGSNSISLTLEKGDHVYVRLRQNTWVFDNENDHTSFVGHLLFSH